In one window of Massilibacterium senegalense DNA:
- a CDS encoding HesB/YadR/YfhF family protein — translation MKFHITNAAVKMYKDEMELGQGDALRLFVRYAGATSSGFSLGVTRDEPREDDYKAEIEGITFLVNPDDEWFVNNMTLDYNQREDRVLFNTPGLMD, via the coding sequence ATGAAGTTTCATATAACAAACGCGGCGGTGAAAATGTACAAAGATGAAATGGAGTTAGGGCAAGGAGATGCATTACGATTATTTGTACGTTATGCTGGTGCAACTTCATCTGGTTTTTCGCTAGGTGTAACGCGTGATGAACCTCGTGAAGATGATTACAAAGCAGAAATTGAGGGAATTACATTTCTGGTAAATCCTGATGATGAATGGTTTGTAAACAATATGACATTAGATTATAATCAACGTGAAGACCGTGTATTATTCAATACCCCAGGGTTAATGGATTAA
- a CDS encoding DUF896 domain-containing protein, which yields MVSDDQIKRINELARKQKAEGLSKEEKEEQTELRNLYIQGVRNSLKNSLSTVKIIDPNGNDVTPQPIKALRNSGLH from the coding sequence ATGGTTTCAGATGACCAAATTAAACGCATTAATGAGTTGGCACGAAAACAAAAAGCGGAAGGTTTATCGAAAGAAGAAAAAGAAGAACAAACGGAACTCAGAAATTTATATATTCAAGGCGTTAGAAATTCATTGAAAAATTCGTTAAGTACCGTTAAAATAATTGATCCAAACGGAAATGATGTTACTCCACAGCCAATAAAAGCACTACGAAATAGTGGTTTGCATTAA